From the genome of Deltaproteobacteria bacterium:
TACCGGGACCGACTGCCATCACTTTCCTTCCGGCGGCTTCTCCTTGGCCGTGTCGGGGGTGATGATGCCTCCCGCGCTCTTCTGCTCCTGCTCCTCGATGCGCTTGACGATCACTCCGTCCTCCAGAGGGCGAACCTGCGTCGCCATAAACGATGCGCCTCCTCCCGGGCAGGACCATCGGCCGGACCCCCGAGCCCTTCTGGGTCTCAAACTGAACCACTACCCTCGATAAACACTCGTTACACCCGCTTGACGGCACCCGACCTGGGCGCCTAGCCTACCCGCTACTTTGTCCGCAACCGCCTTGGGGAGGTGCTGGCTATGCGCCTCGTGTACCTTGCTCTCGTGGGGGTGTTGCTTGTCACGACGGCGTCGTTTGCTGCCCAGCAAGGCTGCGACGAACAGATGATCATCAAACGCTGCGAAGCGATCCTGCCTCCCCTTCGGCCCAACCTTCAGCCGCCTTGCCGTTGCATCTGTCAGAACGTGAGGAGCTGCGAGAGAGGACCGGACAACAAGCCACACTGTGCATCGCTCTGTGACTGTTCGCTCAACTGCCACTTCGAGGATTAGTAACCCGGTCACTGGCCTACGTGTAGGAGTTCAGCGGACATTTCCCAGATGGACGGCGAAGCCCCCTTCACAGGCATCAGCGAGCGCCTCACTCGCGATTCTTAACACAGTCAGCCGTCTTGCTTCAGGACGCGGTCGGCTTCGAGACAGCTCGCGTCCGCCTGCCGTTGCCCCTCGCGGAGTTCGGCCCAGAAGCGTCGGCGGTGGTCGACTACACGACGCGTCTGTTCATCCCACGCTGTCGCAGCTTCGCCGGCTTCCGCGCGCCTCTTGGCGTCCCGCCGCCACGGCCGTCCCCAGTCGCGTATCCCTGCACGACGCAGATGAACCCACACCCTCATGAGAGCTTGCCTCGCGGCGTCTGCATTCATCGAAGGGCCCTCGGTGCTCGTCAGTTCAGCCGCTCAGTCGCGCGAACCCAGGTGGTCGCCATCCGACGTCGTAGCAAGCGGAACACGTGGGGAACACGCTCGGTGGCCCATCGGTGTGGCCGACGAGCCCCCACGTTTCGCGTCGGAGAGCCTCATCGAGAGGATGGGCATGGCCGACCTCGGCAGGAATCGACGTCCCGCAACGTGCACAGAGGGTACGAAGGGCGCGGTTGCCTTCGGCCCGAAAAGCACTGCCCTTAGTCGCCATCGACGTGCCTCTCTCGCTTTTCCTCTTGCACCAGGGCCTCACACCGACAACACAGCCACGGAACCGTGGTCTACCATACTATAGGCCGTCCCCAGGGAGGCGTTCGGCTGCGAAGACGCCGCATCTTAACGGCACGTTATCGTATAGGCACCAGAGCTTGTAACGTTTGGGCTCCTCTCCCCACCAGAAAGGCAAGACGACTCGCACCTGGAGAGCGCGAACGGAATTGCCGAATGTTGCGCGCTGGGGTGTCGCGTTGTACGTGGCTTCGGCTGTCGGGAACGAGCGGGCTGATGTGGCCGACCGTGGAGGAGCAGGTGTCCCTGTTGATCTGATCGACCGCCATCTGAAGACGGCGGCGTGCTTGTCGGTCGCTACGCCGCACGTACCAGATCGCGTATGACGCAAGGGGTACTGACCAGACCAGTGCCATGACGATAAAGCTCAGCGAGGGTTTCATGGGGCTCCTCTTCGGGCTCGGTGAACCTGACTGGCAAGGCGCGTCGTGCGCCGCTCAGTGGTCCGCCCGTGCGAGCCGCTCGCGAGCGTGTCAGGGAGCAGAACATAGCCTACACCCGCTGTAAGGCGGGGGCTATCGGCTGACGGCGCACTTCGGACCGGACATAACGCAGTCCGTCATTGCCGGCCCGCCTTCGCAGTCGCTGAACAGCGGTGTTGCGGATGCTCGCTCCACTCCGCCTCCGCTCCGCAACCGGCGCAAGGTCGATTGGACGTGGGGCTGCATCTCGCTCGAGAACGCCAACGTCGCCGAGCTGGTCACGCTCGTGCCGATCGGCACGCTCGTGCTGATCGAAGATTAGCAGGGTGTGGGTTCCGGGGGGTCCTCCGGAACCCGATACGAGAGCCGCGTCTACCCTGCCGCCCTCAGCTTGCCTGCACCGTGATACGACGCGCGCGGGCGCGCTCGGCTTTCGGCAGGTGTAGCGCGAGCACGCCGCCCTTGATCTGGGCTTTGATGCCCTCGCAGTCGATCGCTTCGCCGAGCGTGAAGCGTCGCCAGAAGCCGCCCACGCCGTACTCCACGTGGAGAGGTTTCAGCCCCTCATAGTCCTCCGGCTTGACGCGGCCCTCGATGGTGAGCTGGTCGCCCTCGAGGTTCACGTCGATTGAGTCCGGGCTCACGCCCGGCATGTCGGCGAGGAGCACCAACTCATCCGCCGCCTCGAAGATGTCGACCGCCGGGTGAAAATACGCGCCTGGACGGGTGCTCTCCTCCCGCCGCTCGATCTTCTGCTTCGGCCTTGCCTCGATGTCCGATGGGGACATGGTTCTTCTCCTCCCTAACGGCCGGTCAGTCGGCCTTGATCTCGACGCGGCGCGGCCGCGTCTCCTTCGCCTTGGGGACGCGAATGGTGAGGACCCCGTCCCGGTACTCCGCGCGGGCCGTCTCGCTGGCGAGCCGGCCCGGGATGCGCACCACACGGCGGAACTGGCCCTGCTCGCGCTCGCGCCGGTGGTAGGCGACGTCCCGGTTCGGCTCGTCGAAGGTCCGTTCGCCGCGGAAGGAGACCGTCTCGTTCTCGACGTTCACCTCGATCTTCCCGGGGTCCACACCCGGCAGCTCTGCCTTGATGACGTACTCCTCGCCGGCGTCGAACACGTTGACGGGCGGATACACCCCTGCCGCGGACGCACCGGCCGACCCGAAGGCGCTCTCAAGCATGCGGTCGAGCTCCCGCTGCAGCTGCTCCAATGGATCACGGTACGTGATCGCCATGACACACCTCCCACGTGGCAAGTAAGTCCCGTCGGGAAGCTTGTCAACCCGTC
Proteins encoded in this window:
- a CDS encoding Hsp20/alpha crystallin family protein, whose protein sequence is MSPSDIEARPKQKIERREESTRPGAYFHPAVDIFEAADELVLLADMPGVSPDSIDVNLEGDQLTIEGRVKPEDYEGLKPLHVEYGVGGFWRRFTLGEAIDCEGIKAQIKGGVLALHLPKAERARARRITVQAS
- a CDS encoding Hsp20/alpha crystallin family protein is translated as MPERPAPPPPALYRVRPRAAQGPEVGTTCRFPAFGDSKPRNDAACQPATKKCFAPRTAEVRLARHRARRVDKLPDGTYLPRGRCVMAITYRDPLEQLQRELDRMLESAFGSAGASAAGVYPPVNVFDAGEEYVIKAELPGVDPGKIEVNVENETVSFRGERTFDEPNRDVAYHRREREQGQFRRVVRIPGRLASETARAEYRDGVLTIRVPKAKETRPRRVEIKAD